The Bacteroidota bacterium genome segment AGTAAGTAAAAACGCAGCTTTCATCTTTGGTCAGTTGGATGTGCATAACGAAGATAATCATTCATGTTGCGGCAACAACAACGAACAAACAAGTGGGAACTATGATTTGATAAATGGAAATGAAAAAGCCCGCCTCGGGAAGGCGGGCTAAACTTAGATTTTGTTGTCGGGGTGACTGGACTCGAACCAGCGACCCCCACGTCCCGAACGTGGTACGCTACCAACTGCGCTACACCCCGATCATGTTCCCCTTCGTTTGCTAAGGGGTTGCAAAAATAGTATTTTCTTTTTGCAAAGCAACCGCCGCTGAAAAAACTTTAGCGTGAAAGCTGGCTCTTACAGCACGCCAAGCTCAATGAGCTCTACAATCTCCTCAATTTTCTGATCCTCGCCATCGGCATCGTATTCCGACTTGAGGTTGTTGCCAAACACACGGGCCATACCCTGCCACATTACTGCAGTAAGGCCTCCGCGATACTGTTTAATTAACTGATAGGTAGTTGAGCCGGTTTCACGGCTTACGAGTTTGATCAGTATTCGTCCCTGTGCGGCAGTAAGGTTTTTCATGTCGTTCTCAAACTGAGTTACAAGTTCCTTTTCTGCTTTTTCGGCAAACTCTTTTCGCTCTTTTTCGCCTTTGATAAGCGCCAGACGGGCATCCATTTCGCTGAGTTTGGCTCGGGCCAGCACGGCGTAGGGATGAGCCGCTTTTACATCGCGTTTCAGCTTATCGTATTTCACCTGTTCGCGCTTGTTTTTAAATGTACGCTCGGCAACAATGAGACAGGTGTAATGATGGATAACGGGAACGGTATCGCCGCCTTCATCCATTGTGTAAGTAATCATCTGACTGGGATACTGTTCGATATCACCCACAAAAAGCGGCGATTGCTCCTGTGCCGAAATTGCCAGAGGCATCCAGAAACAGGCAAACAGTAAGAAAGCGTTTTTCATGATGACATATACACGCCAAAAGCGTGCCAAAGGGTTATAGGTGAAAAACGCAACCACCCGGCTTTTCATGTATCTAAAAATACAAAAAATGTGAATAAGCCGGAGTTTTATTTACTGAAAGACAGCGTGTTGTTTCGGATTATCAGCTTTTGCGGGTGCGCGCTGTTTTCCAGCGGCTTTCAGCCGGGGCTGTTTGAGTGCCGGCAACCGAAGCTGTGCCTGCATTACCGGCCCAGTGTGCGGCAAGCATTGCAGCAAGTTCTACTTCGTCGTTGCGCTCATCGGCCAGCATTTCGGGTTTGAAATAGGCTTTAATGAAGCCGGTATCAAAATTGCCCGAAGTGAATGCCTCGTGTTTGAGCACAAACCGGCAAAAAGCCAGTGTGGTGGAAACACCGGTAATGCGATACTCATCAATAGCGCGTATCATACGGTCGATGGCTTCCTGCCTTGTGGCGCCCCAGGTAATGAGCTTTGAAATCATCGGATCGTAGTAAATGGGAATGTCCATACCTTCTTCAAAGCCATCGTCCACACGCACACCGTAGCCTTGCGGGCGGCGGTACGTTACAAGTTTGCCGATATCGGGCAGGAAGTTATTGGCAGGATCTTCGGCATATACACGCACTTCTACAGCGTGGCCGTTTATTTTGAGTTCTTCCTGCGTGAAGGAGAGTTTTTCGCCGCGGGCCACACGGATCTGCTCTTTTACAAGGTCGATACCGGTAATCATTTCGGTTACCGGGTGTTCGACCTGCAGGCGCGTGTTCATTTCGAGGAAATAGAAGTTGCGCGTTTCATCGAGCAGAAATTCAACTGTACCTGCGCCCACATAGCCGCATGAGCGGGCCACGTCAACTGCACATTTCCCCATTTTCTCGCGTATTTCAGGTGTGAGTACGCTTGAAGGGGCTTCTTCAATCACTTTCTGGTGGCGGCGCTGTATCGAGCATTCGCGTTCAAACAGATAGCAGATGTTGCCATGTGTATCGGCCATTACCTGAATTTCGATGTGACGCGGGCCGGCCACATAGCGTTCAATGAACACCGAGCCATCGCCAAACGCGGAGGTGGCTTCGCTCACGGCCAGTTTCATCTGCTCGGCAAAATCTTCAATGCGTTCCACAATACGCATGCCTTTGCCGCCGCCGCCTGCGCTTGCTTTGATGAGCAGGGGAAAACCGGTGGCCAGGGCCACACGTTCGCCTTCTGCGATATCACTTATGGCGCCTTCTGAACCGGGCACCATCGGAATATTGTATTGCTTGGCGGCCGCTTTTGCCGATAGCTTATCCCCCATTATTTCCATCGCCTCAGGCGTAGGCCCGATGAGCGTAATTCCCGATTTTTTTACGGCACGCGCAAAATCAGCATTCTCTGAAAGGAAGCCGTAACCAGGGTGAATGCCGTCAACACCTAATTTCAGAGCTACTTCAATAATTTTATCGCCAAGTAAATAGGATTGCGACGAGGGCGGCGGACCAATGCATACAGCTTCGTCGGCATAACGTACAAAAGGAGCATTGCGGTCGGCTTCAGAAAAAACCGCCACAGTGGCTATTCCCATTTCGCGGCAGGAGCGCATTACACGCAAAGCAATTTCGCCACGATTGGCTACAAGAATTTTCTTCATAGGAGTTTGGCCCGGTTACTTCGGACAACAGGCAAAAATAACGATTATCCCTCCACGATGATTGAAAATTGCTTTAATCAATCCTGTCAGGCGGCAGCTTGGG includes the following:
- a CDS encoding DUF4294 domain-containing protein, whose translation is MKNAFLLFACFWMPLAISAQEQSPLFVGDIEQYPSQMITYTMDEGGDTVPVIHHYTCLIVAERTFKNKREQVKYDKLKRDVKAAHPYAVLARAKLSEMDARLALIKGEKERKEFAEKAEKELVTQFENDMKNLTAAQGRILIKLVSRETGSTTYQLIKQYRGGLTAVMWQGMARVFGNNLKSEYDADGEDQKIEEIVELIELGVL
- the accC gene encoding acetyl-CoA carboxylase biotin carboxylase subunit — encoded protein: MKKILVANRGEIALRVMRSCREMGIATVAVFSEADRNAPFVRYADEAVCIGPPPSSQSYLLGDKIIEVALKLGVDGIHPGYGFLSENADFARAVKKSGITLIGPTPEAMEIMGDKLSAKAAAKQYNIPMVPGSEGAISDIAEGERVALATGFPLLIKASAGGGGKGMRIVERIEDFAEQMKLAVSEATSAFGDGSVFIERYVAGPRHIEIQVMADTHGNICYLFERECSIQRRHQKVIEEAPSSVLTPEIREKMGKCAVDVARSCGYVGAGTVEFLLDETRNFYFLEMNTRLQVEHPVTEMITGIDLVKEQIRVARGEKLSFTQEELKINGHAVEVRVYAEDPANNFLPDIGKLVTYRRPQGYGVRVDDGFEEGMDIPIYYDPMISKLITWGATRQEAIDRMIRAIDEYRITGVSTTLAFCRFVLKHEAFTSGNFDTGFIKAYFKPEMLADERNDEVELAAMLAAHWAGNAGTASVAGTQTAPAESRWKTARTRKS